From the Pseudodesulfovibrio sp. S3 genome, one window contains:
- a CDS encoding DUF362 domain-containing protein: protein MNEQVAIARILEYESTLLDRATALLLEDSGFRPNPGDRVLIKPNLVNGSNARHCTTHPLVVRAACVYLLECGARVTVADSPAFGPAAYVARNSGLGKAMNGLGLKVHSLKNAVPLALSKGGTVGISRDALEADHILNIPKLKVHCQMTISGAVKNLFGCVVGFRKALAHNRLGHSHELFRSMLMDVYAALPRAVHFMDGIHPLHKDGPINGVPFPLGLLAASNNGIALDTAVYALLGLTPARVPLWAEAATRNMSGTDPAGIGYPLEQPGLFDTTGFELSPKRELSFAPMRLVKGRIRSLLKHFAKS, encoded by the coding sequence ATGAATGAACAGGTCGCCATCGCCAGGATCCTTGAATACGAATCCACCCTGCTGGACCGGGCCACGGCCTTGCTCCTTGAGGATTCAGGGTTCAGGCCGAATCCCGGCGACCGGGTGCTGATCAAACCCAACCTGGTCAACGGCAGCAACGCCCGCCATTGCACCACGCATCCGCTGGTGGTCCGGGCAGCGTGCGTCTACCTTCTGGAATGCGGGGCGCGGGTGACCGTAGCCGACTCGCCCGCGTTCGGTCCGGCGGCCTACGTTGCCAGGAACTCAGGGCTTGGCAAGGCCATGAACGGCCTCGGCCTGAAGGTCCACAGCCTGAAAAACGCGGTTCCGCTCGCCCTCTCGAAAGGCGGGACCGTCGGCATCTCCAGGGACGCCCTTGAAGCAGACCACATCCTGAACATCCCCAAGCTCAAGGTCCACTGCCAGATGACCATATCCGGCGCGGTCAAGAATCTGTTCGGCTGTGTGGTCGGCTTCCGCAAGGCCCTGGCCCACAACCGGCTCGGCCACAGCCATGAACTGTTCCGCTCCATGCTCATGGACGTGTATGCCGCTCTGCCGCGCGCCGTCCACTTCATGGACGGCATCCACCCACTGCACAAGGACGGGCCCATCAACGGCGTACCGTTCCCACTGGGGTTGCTGGCCGCCTCGAACAACGGCATCGCCCTGGACACGGCGGTCTATGCCCTGCTCGGCCTGACACCCGCCCGGGTGCCGCTGTGGGCCGAGGCCGCCACACGGAACATGTCGGGCACAGACCCGGCTGGCATCGGGTATCCGCTGGAACAGCCCGGCCTGTTTGACACCACCGGCTTCGAACTCTCCCCGAAACGCGAACTTTCCTTCGCCCCCATGCGGCTGGTCAAAGGACGCATCCGCAGCCTCCTGAAACATTTCGCAAAATCCTGA
- a CDS encoding ATP-binding cassette domain-containing protein, with protein MHSLITLMDVSVTRSGKRLLGPLSWRLERGLHTAVTGRNGSGKTTLLRLLRGELMPDAGGERMYDFGAGPQRSVVGLRQRIGLVSPDMQEFYFLHAPRVSGRNVILAGFFDTPILYEPVTPEQEAAVDEIIGLLDIRELAESELRTLSTGQVRKLLVARALAPRPDVLLLDECLDGLDMVSRAEILRLLDMAVGYATLVCAAHRAGDLPDCIDRALVLDSGLIMAEGTRQQALKELRGLAPEMVACDLPVAQESAAFDYLLRMENVSVVTGGKRILHSVNWQVLPGENWIVLGDNGAGKSSLLKLITSEIAPYADDPQGVGVIQRLGGMTMDEARPLIGVVSPELQARYARELGWEVTAEETVMSGFRGSVGMLDEPTGPEKLQAQKWLEIMDLKGMGTRRLRHMSYGQQRRVFLARAMAPRPKLLLLDEPLSGLDPVSRKQMAGVIQRLAEAGTPFIMVTHHAEDRVAAINKVMVLEKGKQRFCGSRDEYETTLNMG; from the coding sequence ATGCACTCTCTGATTACCCTAATGGACGTTAGCGTGACCCGGAGCGGGAAGCGTTTGCTCGGCCCCCTTTCCTGGCGGTTGGAGCGGGGCCTTCATACCGCCGTGACCGGCCGCAACGGTTCGGGCAAGACCACGTTGCTCCGTTTGTTGCGGGGCGAACTCATGCCGGATGCCGGAGGAGAACGGATGTACGATTTCGGTGCCGGTCCACAGCGTTCCGTGGTCGGGCTGCGTCAGCGTATCGGTCTGGTTTCGCCGGACATGCAGGAGTTCTATTTTCTTCATGCCCCCCGCGTGTCGGGGCGCAATGTGATCCTGGCCGGATTCTTCGACACCCCGATTCTCTACGAACCCGTGACCCCGGAGCAGGAAGCGGCTGTCGACGAAATCATCGGGTTGTTGGATATCCGGGAACTGGCCGAGAGCGAGTTACGCACACTTTCCACAGGGCAGGTGCGCAAGTTGCTGGTGGCCCGCGCCCTGGCCCCAAGGCCGGATGTCCTGTTGCTGGACGAGTGCCTGGATGGGTTGGACATGGTGTCCCGGGCCGAGATTCTCCGGTTGCTGGATATGGCCGTCGGGTACGCCACCCTGGTCTGCGCCGCCCATCGGGCGGGAGATTTGCCGGACTGTATCGACCGTGCCCTGGTGCTGGACAGCGGGCTGATCATGGCCGAAGGAACGCGGCAACAGGCTTTGAAGGAACTGCGCGGTCTGGCCCCGGAAATGGTGGCCTGCGATCTGCCCGTAGCGCAGGAGTCTGCCGCATTCGACTATCTGCTCCGTATGGAGAATGTGTCTGTGGTCACTGGCGGCAAACGCATCCTGCACTCCGTGAATTGGCAGGTTCTCCCCGGTGAAAACTGGATAGTGCTCGGTGACAACGGTGCGGGCAAGTCGTCTCTGCTCAAGCTGATCACCAGCGAGATCGCGCCCTATGCCGATGACCCGCAGGGTGTGGGCGTCATACAGCGGCTCGGCGGCATGACCATGGACGAGGCCCGGCCCCTCATCGGCGTGGTCTCGCCCGAACTCCAAGCGCGATACGCCCGGGAGTTGGGGTGGGAAGTAACAGCCGAAGAAACGGTCATGTCCGGTTTCCGTGGCAGTGTGGGCATGTTGGATGAACCGACCGGTCCTGAAAAGCTCCAGGCGCAGAAGTGGCTTGAGATCATGGACCTCAAGGGGATGGGAACCCGGAGACTGAGGCACATGTCCTATGGACAGCAGCGCAGGGTGTTCCTGGCCCGGGCCATGGCGCCGAGGCCGAAGCTGTTGCTTCTGGACGAACCCCTGTCCGGGCTGGACCCAGTATCCCGCAAGCAAATGGCCGGCGTGATCCAACGGCTGGCCGAAGCCGGAACGCCGTTCATCATGGTCACGCATCATGCCGAGGACAGGGTCGCCGCCATCAATAAAGTCATGGTTCTGGAGAAGGGAAAACAACGGTTTTGCGGTTCCCGCGACGAGTACGAAACAACCCTTAATATGGGGTAG
- a CDS encoding RNA-binding protein, with amino-acid sequence MSKNIYVGNLPWSSTEDEVRAAFEAYGQVSSVKLIEDRETGRPRGFGFVEMDDDSAALEAIEALDGKEFDGRNIKVNEAKPRAERPRW; translated from the coding sequence ATGTCTAAGAACATTTATGTCGGCAATCTGCCCTGGTCCTCCACTGAAGACGAAGTCCGCGCGGCTTTCGAGGCCTATGGTCAGGTCTCTTCCGTCAAACTGATCGAAGACCGTGAAACCGGCCGCCCCCGCGGATTCGGTTTTGTTGAAATGGACGACGATTCCGCTGCCCTGGAGGCCATCGAGGCCCTGGACGGCAAGGAATTCGACGGCCGCAATATCAAGGTTAACGAAGCTAAGCCCCGTGCCGAGCGCCCCCGCTGGTAA
- a CDS encoding cold shock domain-containing protein — protein sequence MRHKGEVTWFNEQKGFGFISGEDGRDIFVHYTEIIRDGFQTLEAGEQVSYGLVDEEIGPKAVEVRLVKDKKKSLVL from the coding sequence GTGCGGCATAAAGGCGAAGTGACCTGGTTCAACGAACAAAAGGGGTTCGGATTCATCTCCGGCGAGGACGGCAGGGACATCTTCGTCCACTACACTGAAATCATCCGCGATGGGTTTCAAACCCTTGAAGCCGGTGAACAGGTTTCCTACGGCCTGGTGGACGAGGAGATCGGGCCCAAGGCCGTTGAGGTCCGCCTCGTCAAAGACAAGAAGAAATCCCTGGTGCTCTAG
- a CDS encoding molybdopterin biosynthesis protein yields the protein MTERNIYLQTIPPEEAVARAKAALDRSALLGTEVMPTHLAAGRVTAGPIYAEYSSPTFHAAAMDGIAVKADSTFMAREDASVSLNQGDGFLFVNTGNPLPEGMNAVVMIENVVQKDEVTVLIDAPAFPWQHVRRIGEDIVATELLIPQNRELMPSDIGALISAGIYDVEVREKLKTIFLPTGDEVLDFLGKPEPRAGQVIESNSQVFKAYADAWGVEMTWSTPVPDDEDTLRQAVMAGLKSGCHMVVVGAGSSAGSKDYSKRVFESIGSILAHGISVMPGKPTLLAVTDARSGHPGRLLVGAPGYPVSAIVCHEKILAPVVHWLMGKGTPERIETDMILARKTPSKAGMREAIRLAAGRIGKNIVAAPLARGAGMITTMTKAQAVTYIGEDVEGVEQGETVRAELLVPRSELDRVLVHVGSHDNTLDLLANELMGLADPLRLVSSHAGSMGGLTALKAGSALFAGAHLFDPETGDFNFPFLDRYLPGLEVTVINLAIRHQGLIVSKGNPLNIRGVADLTRDDIIFINRQRGAGTRILLDHHLKTAGINPREVAGYENEEFTHMAVAVNVLTGAASCGLGIYAAAKALDLDFVPLAHERYDLVIPTVHMQDSRIRTLIEIIRTDEVKARIGDQGGYETNLTGQTMRPGMGLTPS from the coding sequence ATGACCGAAAGAAACATATATCTGCAAACGATCCCACCCGAAGAGGCTGTTGCCCGGGCCAAGGCCGCCCTGGACCGCTCCGCGTTGCTCGGCACCGAGGTTATGCCCACGCATCTGGCCGCCGGGCGCGTCACTGCCGGACCGATCTACGCCGAGTATTCCTCTCCGACCTTTCATGCTGCGGCCATGGACGGCATTGCGGTCAAGGCGGACTCCACCTTCATGGCCCGCGAAGACGCATCTGTCTCCCTGAATCAGGGGGACGGCTTCCTGTTCGTCAACACCGGCAATCCCCTGCCGGAGGGCATGAACGCGGTGGTCATGATCGAAAACGTGGTGCAGAAGGATGAGGTCACGGTGCTCATCGACGCACCGGCCTTTCCGTGGCAGCACGTCCGCCGCATCGGCGAGGACATCGTGGCCACCGAACTGCTCATCCCCCAAAACCGGGAACTGATGCCGTCGGACATCGGTGCACTCATCTCGGCAGGCATCTATGACGTCGAGGTTCGGGAGAAGCTGAAGACCATTTTCCTGCCCACCGGTGACGAGGTACTCGATTTTCTCGGCAAACCAGAACCAAGAGCCGGGCAGGTCATTGAATCCAACTCCCAGGTATTCAAGGCATACGCCGATGCCTGGGGCGTTGAAATGACCTGGTCGACCCCGGTGCCCGACGACGAGGACACCCTGCGCCAGGCTGTCATGGCCGGACTAAAATCAGGCTGTCATATGGTGGTGGTCGGGGCGGGTTCCAGCGCGGGCAGCAAGGATTACTCCAAACGTGTCTTCGAATCCATCGGCTCGATCCTGGCCCACGGCATCTCGGTCATGCCGGGAAAGCCCACCCTGCTGGCCGTGACCGATGCGCGCAGCGGACATCCGGGACGGTTGCTGGTGGGCGCACCGGGATATCCGGTGTCGGCCATCGTCTGCCATGAAAAAATTCTTGCGCCCGTGGTGCACTGGCTCATGGGCAAGGGTACACCCGAACGCATTGAAACGGACATGATCCTGGCCCGGAAAACCCCGTCCAAAGCGGGCATGCGCGAGGCCATCAGACTGGCTGCCGGGCGCATCGGAAAAAATATCGTGGCCGCACCCCTGGCTCGCGGGGCAGGCATGATCACCACCATGACCAAGGCCCAGGCCGTGACGTATATCGGCGAGGATGTGGAAGGCGTCGAGCAGGGAGAAACCGTGCGGGCCGAACTGCTCGTGCCGCGAAGCGAACTCGACCGGGTGCTGGTCCATGTGGGCAGCCACGACAACACCCTGGACCTGCTCGCCAACGAACTGATGGGATTGGCCGACCCCCTGCGCCTGGTGTCCAGCCACGCCGGGTCCATGGGCGGCCTGACCGCGCTCAAGGCCGGTTCGGCCCTGTTCGCCGGAGCGCACCTGTTCGACCCGGAAACCGGCGACTTCAATTTTCCGTTCCTCGACCGCTACCTGCCGGGCCTCGAAGTGACCGTGATCAACCTGGCCATACGGCACCAGGGACTCATCGTGAGCAAGGGCAATCCCCTGAACATCCGGGGCGTGGCCGACCTGACCCGCGATGACATTATCTTCATCAACCGCCAGAGGGGAGCAGGAACACGCATCCTGCTGGACCACCACCTGAAAACAGCGGGCATCAACCCGCGCGAAGTCGCAGGATACGAAAATGAAGAATTCACGCACATGGCCGTGGCCGTGAATGTACTCACCGGAGCGGCCTCCTGCGGCCTGGGCATCTATGCCGCGGCCAAGGCCCTTGACCTCGACTTCGTCCCGCTGGCCCATGAACGGTATGATCTGGTCATCCCGACCGTACACATGCAGGATTCCCGCATTCGGACCCTGATTGAAATCATCAGGACCGATGAGGTCAAAGCCAGGATCGGTGATCAAGGCGGATATGAGACGAATCTGACCGGCCAGACCATGCGACCGGGAATGGGCTTGACCCCCAGCTAG